Proteins encoded in a region of the Bradyrhizobium sp. CB3481 genome:
- a CDS encoding DUF2061 domain-containing protein, giving the protein MRKTIAKAVTWRLIGTAEIFAISFWTTGHITTAGHTAGIAAIASFLSYIVHELAWNGSFSRYRVEYGETVALRIIGLSTQITDRLAWAWAILSLERPVAVIGRMLR; this is encoded by the coding sequence ATGCGCAAGACGATTGCGAAGGCGGTGACGTGGCGGCTGATCGGAACCGCCGAGATTTTTGCGATTTCTTTCTGGACCACAGGACACATCACGACGGCCGGCCATACAGCCGGTATCGCGGCCATCGCCTCGTTCCTCTCGTACATCGTCCACGAGTTAGCATGGAACGGCTCTTTCTCACGTTATCGAGTAGAATACGGAGAGACAGTGGCTCTTCGGATCATTGGGCTCTCGACACAGATCACCGATCGGCTCGCGTGGGCATGGGCAATCCTATCCTTAGAACGGCCCGTCGCTGTGATCGGCAGAATGCTCCGGTGA